Proteins encoded within one genomic window of Rossellomorea vietnamensis:
- a CDS encoding HD-GYP domain-containing protein, with product MKVHRGEIQLGCIVAEDIMGLAANPIIPKNTVLEEEHLNILQAFHINELFIEKTKADGNPFKSPLSSDKISDQEETNSQETMGFVDLYLTTVKEYKKEFLNWQSGTAVNVARVRELILPVIQEVEQNHIYIYSLPHYSTKKEYLHHHSVSVSIISALIGKKIGLQSGQINQLALAGALADCGMAKVSPHILSKDQPLTESEFKEVKLHTANGYKMVKDTPLLKTETKLAIFQHHERFDGTGYPASEKSERIHLYSQIVGIADVFHAMTSERMYRSKQPIFKVLDMISKDLFGKFDIKVVEGLLQLMGDLRTGTPVRLSTGEFGEVIYTKPNAFTSPLVKLKTDEIVDLSQHKNIYITEVFI from the coding sequence TTGAAGGTCCATCGTGGCGAAATACAATTAGGCTGCATCGTAGCAGAGGATATCATGGGATTGGCAGCAAACCCGATCATTCCGAAGAATACGGTGCTGGAAGAAGAACATTTGAATATCCTGCAAGCATTCCATATCAACGAGTTATTCATAGAGAAGACAAAAGCCGACGGGAACCCATTCAAGTCACCTCTTTCTTCTGATAAAATCTCGGATCAGGAAGAGACAAATTCACAGGAGACAATGGGATTTGTTGACCTTTACTTAACGACAGTAAAGGAATACAAGAAGGAATTCTTGAATTGGCAGTCGGGTACGGCCGTTAATGTGGCAAGAGTGAGAGAACTCATCCTCCCCGTTATTCAAGAGGTGGAACAAAATCATATCTACATATATTCCCTTCCTCACTATTCAACGAAGAAAGAATATCTCCATCATCACTCTGTTTCAGTCAGTATCATCAGTGCGTTAATAGGGAAGAAGATCGGTTTGCAATCGGGACAGATCAATCAATTGGCATTAGCGGGAGCACTGGCTGACTGTGGAATGGCGAAGGTTAGTCCCCACATATTATCCAAGGATCAGCCCCTGACAGAGAGTGAATTTAAAGAAGTGAAGCTACATACAGCAAATGGGTATAAGATGGTCAAAGACACTCCACTATTAAAAACGGAAACTAAACTTGCGATCTTTCAGCATCATGAACGTTTTGATGGAACAGGATATCCTGCATCCGAAAAGAGCGAACGCATTCATCTCTATTCACAGATTGTCGGGATTGCCGACGTGTTTCATGCCATGACATCAGAGAGAATGTATAGAAGCAAGCAGCCGATCTTCAAAGTATTGGATATGATCAGCAAAGACTTGTTTGGTAAATTTGATATTAAAGTAGTGGAAGGGCTCCTTCAATTAATGGGAGACTTAAGAACCGGTACCCCGGTAAGGTTATCAACGGGAGAGTTTGGAGAAGTCATCTATACCAAACCGAACGCATTCACCAGCCCGCTCGTTAAACTCAAGACAGATGAAATAGTAGATTTATCCCAGCATAAGAACATCTATATTACAGAGGTTTTTATTTAA
- the gyrA gene encoding DNA gyrase subunit A: MAETPRSNVKEINISSEMRSSFLDYAMSVIVSRALPDARDGLKPVHRRILYAMNDLGMTSDKAYKKSARIVGEVIGKYHPHGDSAVYDTMVRMAQDFNYRYMLVDGHGNFGSVDGDAAAAMRYTEARMSKISMELIRDINKDTIDYKDNYDGTEREPEVLPARFPNLLVNGSSGIAVGMATNIPPHNLGEVIDGILALSKDPDITIQELMEFIYGPDFPTAGLIVGRSGIRRAYETGKGSITMRARVEIETKSNGKETIIVHQIPYQVNKARLIEKIADLVRDKKIDGITDLRDESDRNGMRIVIEVRKDANANVLLNNLYKQTALQTSFGINLLALVDGQPKVLNLKECLYHYLQHQRVVIRRRTEFELRKAEARAHILEGLRIALDHIDEIIALIRGSQTTELAKQGLMENFSLSDKQAQAILDMRLQRLTGLEREKIEDEYQELVKLIAELKAILADDEKVLEIIREELIEIKERFNDERRSEIVAGGIENIEDEDLIPRENIVVSLTHNGYIKRLPVSTYRSQKRGGRGIQGMGTNDEDFVEHLLTTSTHDTILFFTNKGKAYRAKGYEIPEFSRTAKGLPIINLLGVEKDEWINAMIRVEEFVDDWYLFFTTKQGISKRTPVSDFANIRTNGLIAINLRENDELISVKLTDGEKDMIIGTKQGMLIRFPETDVRSMGRTATGVKGINLSDDDIVVGMEILEDKSDVLVVTVNGYGKRTPASEYRVQTRGGKGLKTCNVTERNGELVSVKAVTGEEDLMIITAHGVLIRMDVNDISTTGRNTQGVKLIRLQESEFVSTVAKVEKEDEEETEAPLETVEEMEQHDLEDQPASDEADEDTEE; encoded by the coding sequence ATGGCAGAAACACCAAGATCGAATGTTAAAGAGATTAATATAAGTAGTGAAATGCGCTCGTCTTTCCTGGATTATGCGATGAGCGTTATTGTTTCACGTGCCCTACCAGATGCACGTGATGGCCTTAAGCCCGTCCATCGCCGTATTTTATATGCGATGAATGACCTCGGGATGACGTCTGACAAAGCGTACAAGAAATCAGCACGTATCGTCGGTGAAGTAATCGGTAAGTATCACCCTCATGGTGACTCGGCTGTTTATGACACCATGGTCCGGATGGCACAGGATTTCAACTATCGCTATATGCTGGTTGACGGTCACGGTAACTTCGGTTCTGTGGACGGTGACGCCGCAGCGGCCATGCGTTATACAGAAGCACGTATGTCCAAGATTTCTATGGAGCTCATTCGTGACATCAATAAAGACACAATTGATTATAAAGATAACTATGATGGCACGGAGCGGGAGCCGGAAGTATTACCTGCCCGTTTCCCTAACCTTTTGGTTAACGGTTCTTCAGGAATCGCCGTAGGGATGGCAACGAATATCCCTCCCCATAATCTTGGAGAGGTCATCGATGGGATCCTGGCATTAAGTAAAGATCCTGATATTACGATCCAAGAGCTGATGGAATTCATCTACGGACCTGACTTCCCTACTGCCGGTCTGATTGTAGGAAGAAGCGGAATCCGTCGCGCTTACGAAACGGGTAAAGGCTCCATCACCATGCGTGCCCGTGTGGAAATCGAAACAAAGAGCAATGGAAAAGAAACGATCATCGTTCATCAAATCCCTTATCAGGTGAATAAAGCGAGATTAATTGAGAAGATTGCGGATCTTGTCAGGGATAAGAAGATCGATGGCATCACGGATCTACGTGATGAATCGGATCGTAACGGTATGCGGATCGTCATTGAAGTAAGAAAAGACGCCAATGCGAACGTCCTGCTTAATAATTTATATAAACAAACGGCACTTCAAACAAGCTTCGGGATCAATCTTCTGGCACTTGTAGACGGTCAGCCGAAGGTATTGAACTTAAAAGAATGTCTCTATCACTATCTTCAGCATCAACGCGTCGTCATTCGCCGCAGAACGGAATTTGAATTGCGTAAAGCAGAAGCAAGGGCTCATATATTAGAAGGTCTTAGGATTGCCCTTGATCATATTGATGAAATCATTGCCCTTATCCGCGGTTCACAAACAACAGAGCTTGCGAAACAAGGGTTGATGGAGAACTTCTCCCTATCCGATAAGCAGGCCCAGGCGATCCTGGACATGCGTCTTCAACGCCTAACTGGTTTAGAACGTGAAAAAATTGAAGATGAGTACCAGGAACTGGTGAAGCTGATTGCTGAACTAAAAGCGATCCTTGCAGATGACGAAAAGGTCCTTGAAATCATCCGTGAAGAACTGATCGAAATCAAAGAACGCTTCAATGATGAAAGAAGATCTGAAATTGTAGCGGGTGGAATCGAGAACATCGAGGATGAGGATTTGATCCCTAGAGAAAACATCGTCGTTTCCCTCACCCATAACGGTTATATCAAGCGTCTCCCGGTTTCGACCTACCGCAGTCAAAAACGTGGCGGAAGAGGGATCCAGGGTATGGGGACCAATGATGAAGACTTCGTCGAACATCTATTGACGACTTCCACTCATGACACGATTCTCTTCTTTACGAATAAAGGAAAAGCGTATCGTGCAAAAGGATATGAAATTCCTGAGTTCAGCCGTACTGCGAAAGGACTTCCGATCATCAATCTCCTCGGAGTGGAAAAAGATGAGTGGATCAATGCCATGATCCGGGTTGAAGAATTTGTGGATGATTGGTATTTATTCTTTACGACGAAGCAAGGAATCTCAAAACGTACGCCGGTATCAGATTTCGCCAATATCCGGACGAACGGGCTGATCGCCATCAACCTTCGGGAAAATGACGAACTGATTTCCGTCAAACTGACAGATGGCGAAAAAGATATGATCATCGGAACGAAGCAGGGTATGCTGATCCGTTTCCCTGAAACAGACGTTCGTTCCATGGGAAGAACCGCCACTGGAGTAAAGGGAATCAATCTCAGTGATGATGATATCGTTGTCGGTATGGAGATCCTTGAAGACAAGAGTGATGTCCTGGTTGTCACGGTAAATGGTTACGGTAAACGTACTCCAGCCAGTGAATATAGAGTCCAAACCCGTGGTGGTAAAGGATTGAAGACATGTAATGTGACTGAGCGTAATGGAGAACTCGTCTCTGTCAAAGCCGTCACAGGCGAAGAAGACTTAATGATCATCACCGCCCATGGTGTCCTCATCCGTATGGACGTCAATGACATTTCCACAACGGGACGTAACACCCAAGGGGTCAAGCTGATCCGTCTTCAAGAAAGTGAATTCGTTTCAACCGTTGCCAAAGTTGAAAAAGAAGATGAAGAAGAAACGGAAGCACCGTTGGAAACTGTTGAAGAAATGGAACAGCACGACTTGGAAGACCAACCAGCTTCTGATGAGGCTGATGAAGACACAGAAGAATAA
- the gyrB gene encoding DNA topoisomerase (ATP-hydrolyzing) subunit B codes for MAIEQNQAQGGSYDENQIQVLEGLEAVRKRPGMYIGSTSGRGLHHLVWEIVDNSIDEALAGHCSEIEVIIEEDNSITVTDNGRGIPVGIHEKMGRPAVEVIMTVLHAGGKFGGGGYKVSGGLHGVGASVVNALSTELEVHVHRDGNIYYQKFEKGVPSFDLKVVGETDKTGTIIHFTPDPEIFTETTEYDYDTLANRIRELAFLNRGIQISIEDKRGEGKRRDYHYEGGIKSYVEHLNRSKEVIHEEPIYIEGEKDDITVEIALQYNDGFASNLYSFANNIHTHEGGTHESGFKTALTRVINDYARKNNVFRENDANLSGEDVREGLTAIISIKHPDPQFEGQTKTKLGNSEARTITDSLFSEHLETFLLENPVVARKVVEKGLMAARARLAAKKARELTRRKSALEISSLPGKLADCSSKDPSISEIYVVEGDSAGGSAKQGRDRHFQAILPLRGKIINVEKARLDKILSNNEVRAIITALGTGIGEDFNLAKARYHKIVIMTDADVDGAHIRTLLLTFFYRYMRNIIEAGYIYIAQPPLYKIQQGKKIEYAYNDKELDRILAEISPTPKPGIQRYKGLGEMNPEQLWETTMDPETRTLLQVSLQDAIEADETFDILMGDKVEPRRNFIEENAAYVKNLDI; via the coding sequence ATGGCTATAGAACAAAATCAAGCGCAAGGCGGCTCCTATGATGAAAATCAGATTCAGGTTTTAGAAGGTTTAGAGGCCGTTCGGAAAAGACCGGGTATGTATATTGGATCAACAAGCGGCAGAGGTCTGCATCACTTGGTGTGGGAAATCGTTGATAACAGTATTGATGAAGCATTAGCCGGACACTGTAGCGAAATCGAAGTCATTATTGAAGAGGATAACAGTATCACTGTGACGGATAATGGACGAGGGATTCCGGTCGGTATCCACGAAAAAATGGGACGTCCTGCCGTAGAGGTCATCATGACGGTCCTTCACGCAGGCGGTAAGTTCGGAGGCGGCGGATATAAAGTATCCGGCGGTCTGCACGGAGTAGGAGCGTCGGTTGTTAATGCCCTTTCCACAGAACTTGAGGTACATGTCCATCGTGATGGGAACATCTACTATCAGAAATTCGAAAAAGGTGTTCCGAGCTTCGACCTTAAAGTGGTCGGAGAAACGGATAAGACCGGGACGATCATTCATTTCACTCCAGATCCCGAAATCTTTACTGAAACGACGGAATACGATTATGACACACTGGCAAACCGTATTCGTGAATTGGCGTTCTTAAACAGAGGGATCCAGATCAGTATTGAAGATAAGCGCGGAGAAGGGAAAAGACGGGACTACCATTATGAAGGTGGAATCAAGTCCTACGTTGAGCACCTTAACCGTTCGAAGGAAGTCATCCATGAAGAACCGATTTACATTGAGGGGGAAAAGGATGATATCACCGTTGAAATCGCCCTTCAATACAATGACGGTTTCGCAAGCAATCTTTACTCATTCGCCAATAACATCCATACCCATGAAGGTGGAACCCATGAGTCTGGATTTAAAACGGCTTTAACGAGGGTCATCAATGATTACGCCCGTAAAAATAATGTATTCAGAGAGAACGACGCGAATCTTTCAGGGGAAGATGTCCGGGAAGGTCTGACAGCCATCATCTCGATTAAACATCCTGACCCTCAATTTGAAGGTCAGACGAAAACAAAACTCGGGAACTCGGAAGCAAGGACAATCACGGATTCTCTTTTCTCAGAGCATCTGGAAACATTCTTACTTGAAAACCCGGTTGTTGCCCGAAAGGTCGTTGAAAAAGGCCTGATGGCTGCCCGTGCCCGATTGGCTGCGAAAAAAGCAAGGGAGCTTACCCGCCGTAAGAGTGCCCTGGAAATCTCGAGCCTGCCTGGTAAACTGGCTGACTGTTCATCCAAGGACCCAAGCATCAGCGAAATCTATGTGGTTGAGGGTGACTCAGCCGGTGGATCGGCCAAACAGGGACGTGATCGTCACTTCCAGGCCATCCTTCCACTGCGTGGTAAAATCATCAACGTTGAAAAGGCACGTCTTGATAAGATCCTTTCTAATAACGAGGTCCGTGCGATCATTACAGCTCTCGGGACTGGTATTGGTGAAGACTTCAATCTGGCGAAAGCAAGATACCATAAAATCGTGATCATGACCGATGCCGACGTTGATGGCGCTCATATTCGCACACTTTTATTAACGTTCTTCTATCGTTACATGAGAAATATCATTGAAGCAGGTTATATTTACATCGCTCAACCACCTTTGTACAAAATACAACAAGGGAAGAAGATCGAGTACGCCTACAATGATAAAGAACTGGATCGAATACTTGCAGAAATTTCTCCGACGCCTAAACCTGGAATCCAGCGTTACAAAGGTCTTGGAGAGATGAATCCAGAGCAGCTATGGGAAACAACAATGGATCCAGAAACAAGGACCCTGCTGCAGGTAAGCCTTCAAGATGCGATCGAAGCCGACGAAACCTTTGATATCCTGATGGGTGACAAAGTAGAGCCGAGACGTAACTTCATCGAAGAAAACGCAGCTTACGTCAAGAACTTGGATATCTAA
- the remB gene encoding extracellular matrix regulator RemB: MVRTDEIIAIIDRDTVQFSEEIQHFLKTKDHNLCNLAKGSYKSLVITTGQLYLSPLASSTLKKRSKKYSNYENLL, from the coding sequence ATGGTACGTACAGATGAAATCATCGCAATTATTGATCGAGACACCGTTCAATTTTCAGAGGAAATTCAACATTTTCTAAAAACGAAAGATCATAACCTTTGCAATCTTGCAAAGGGTTCATATAAATCTCTTGTTATCACAACGGGCCAGTTGTATCTTTCACCGCTGGCATCAAGTACGTTAAAGAAGCGATCAAAGAAATACTCAAACTATGAGAATTTATTATAG
- the recF gene encoding DNA replication/repair protein RecF (All proteins in this family for which functions are known are DNA-binding proteins that assist the filamentation of RecA onto DNA for the initiation of recombination or recombinational repair.), whose translation MYIEQLELRNYRNYESIDVSFENKVNVILGENAQGKTNIMESIYVLAMAKSHRTSNDKDLIRWDQEYAKIKGRIQKYNGGLPLELILSKKGKKAKSNHLEQSKLSQYVGNMNVVMFAPEDLHLVKGSPQVRRRFIDMEIGQVSPVYLHDISLYQKILQQRNHYLKQLQTRKQKDQTMLDVLTEQFIEMAVKITKKRFEFVQLLESWAKPIHSGISRNLETLEIVYKPSLDVSDNQEWSKMVDIYEQKFNDIREREIDRGVTLVGPHRDDLQFIVNDRDVQTFGSQGQQRTTALSVKLAEIELIHSEIKEYPILLLDDVLSELDDYRQSHLLNTIQGKVQTFVTTTNVDGIDHQTLNEATTFEVEAGSMKRLK comes from the coding sequence ATGTATATTGAACAATTGGAATTAAGAAACTACCGTAATTACGAGTCAATCGACGTGAGTTTCGAAAATAAGGTGAACGTCATTCTTGGAGAAAATGCCCAGGGGAAGACGAATATCATGGAGTCTATCTATGTCCTGGCCATGGCTAAATCCCACCGTACCTCGAATGATAAAGATTTAATCCGTTGGGACCAGGAATATGCTAAAATAAAAGGTAGGATTCAGAAATATAACGGTGGTTTACCTTTGGAGCTGATCCTGTCCAAAAAAGGGAAAAAGGCGAAGAGTAATCACCTTGAACAGTCTAAATTGAGTCAATATGTCGGGAATATGAATGTTGTCATGTTTGCACCTGAAGATCTACATTTGGTAAAAGGGAGCCCTCAAGTCAGGCGCCGTTTTATTGATATGGAAATCGGTCAGGTTTCTCCTGTTTATTTACATGATATCAGCCTTTATCAAAAAATATTACAGCAGCGGAACCATTATTTAAAACAGTTGCAGACGAGAAAACAAAAAGACCAGACGATGCTTGATGTCTTGACGGAACAGTTCATCGAGATGGCGGTGAAGATTACGAAGAAACGATTTGAGTTCGTTCAATTGTTGGAAAGTTGGGCGAAGCCGATCCATTCAGGGATTTCAAGAAACCTGGAAACGTTGGAAATCGTATATAAACCGTCTTTGGATGTATCAGATAATCAAGAATGGTCAAAAATGGTAGATATATATGAGCAGAAATTCAATGATATACGGGAACGGGAAATCGATCGTGGTGTGACCCTTGTCGGGCCGCATCGTGATGATCTTCAATTCATTGTGAATGACAGGGATGTTCAAACATTCGGGTCACAGGGGCAGCAACGGACGACAGCCCTCTCTGTGAAGCTTGCAGAAATCGAGCTGATTCATTCTGAAATTAAAGAGTATCCCATTTTACTTCTGGATGATGTGTTGTCTGAGTTGGATGATTATCGTCAGTCTCACTTATTAAATACCATTCAGGGGAAAGTTCAAACCTTCGTCACCACAACCAATGTGGACGGGATTGATCATCAAACCTTAAACGAGGCGACTACGTTCGAAGTGGAAGCCGGATCCATGAAAAGATTGAAATGA
- the yaaA gene encoding S4 domain-containing protein YaaA has translation MAKEITIETEIITLGQFLKLAEVIQSGGMAKWFLSEYEVYINGEQDQRRGRKLTVGDKVEIPEVGVFVVAGE, from the coding sequence GTGGCGAAAGAGATCACCATCGAAACAGAAATCATCACATTGGGACAATTCCTGAAGCTTGCTGAAGTGATTCAGTCCGGTGGGATGGCGAAATGGTTCTTAAGTGAATATGAAGTATACATAAACGGGGAACAAGACCAAAGAAGAGGGAGAAAACTTACGGTTGGAGACAAAGTTGAAATTCCTGAAGTTGGGGTCTTTGTGGTTGCTGGAGAATAA